Genomic window (Alnus glutinosa chromosome 9, dhAlnGlut1.1, whole genome shotgun sequence):
caTTACCTGCAAAGTTGATATTCCATTGTTTTTATTGCCTAACGTGATCTTACATCTTTTAAGTGATATTATTACTGGAATATGTGGAACGATATTCTCTTATGATATGTCATTCTTGTAGCATATTTGCTAATGTGACATGgatgtgaatttaaaaatatgtattacatttttattggtttgatgtgaatTTGGGTTTGTCGAATCATTAGAAATGGGTTCTCTGCCATGGAGGAGCTCAAGGGTGGAATAGGTGTTTTCACCACTTCCACTAGTCGAAGAGcttttaaatgttttgaaattctCGAGGAAAACCCAGCTGTTAGGAAAGCCTTGATAGTCTGCAGAGTGATTGCAGGGAGGGTTCATAGGCCtttgtttttccctttatttGTTGCGAAGGACTTTGGTTCTTCTTTCAAGCCTCTAGTTGCTTGCCAATATATTAAAGATTTGTACTTCTCTGCCCTAATTGTATCGGCCACTTCCCACgttttcatttttcacactATTGTACTACAATTCTTCCTCTTTATTGAATGCTGTTGTTTTTAATGCAGAAATTAATAGCAACCTGCAAAAGAATTTGATCACTTTTGAAGTTATGTAGCGCTGTGCAGCTACATTACATATAGATGTGCATGAAGGGTAGTTAGCATTGCTGCATTGGGTTGTTGAGAAGGAGAGTTTTAGCGTCAAAAGTCTAACAGCATATGCATGAATAGTAACTGAAGAATTCAAGAATGGAAGATTTTTATATTTCAGTATGGGGAGATATGgcataataaaaatgaaaaatgcctTCATTGAAAATCATTCGAGatgatttgttaattttatgaAACGATTTGAGTCTTCGATTATGACATTAATTGAATTATTCAAATCGACAAGGTGTACAGGATTTTCTCAATCCTtgagctctctctcttcttgcaCATTTCTTTTCATGCTTCTGGAGTCCCACAAATTAAGTAGCTTGAGTTGATTGCTATTAGAGATAAAGCACACTGATTTTCAACATTGCCTTAATTGCTATAATCAAGAGGTTTCCtagaaaataaacaataacaaattttaACACTCAAGTTTGAGCCTTTTAATACGTTAAGACAATTTTAGATAATCACATGCAGTACAAAACAGCTTTGACAACAACACAAAATGCCAGTTCAAGACCCAACAACACCTGTAGTAGTGCCTATTCAGAATCCAACATTACAACATAAAGATACAAACGTCACTATATTTTAGTAACATATAAtgttataaacaaaattaagaagTGGTATGATAACGTCACCTCATGTTAATATTCTTCACACTATCTAATAGTGTTGACGCCACCTCgcgttaataaaaaaaaaaggggtatgTTAAATAGGTGTAAATACCGTAGAGATCGAGTAGCATTATTACTTCAAGTTTGGTAGCTGATCGCCAACGAGGGTTATTGTTGAGCCTAATGTTGGTATAAAATTATCTGAATTTAATGTGCTTGTGCAGTTGCACATATTTAATCAGTTTATTCTGAGTTtgattgtttaaaaataaataaatttaaattttgaggaaaatatttttagccCCCCAAAACTTACACTTATActtttgaaagaatttttaaaagtaACACTCCACCCTCCAACTACTACTTTGTAGTGCTTAACACCCTCTACCATCATTTTCAGTcaaattgaatgaaaaatgtGTTTACGTAACATTTTTGGACAAACTTTCCGAAATGCCTCACTTTGTTAAGTTGCTTTACATAAATTGCCCAAAAAAAACCTATTAAAAAACCAACAATAGATCACCTCTCACCAGAATTTTCTATAGGTGAATTTGCATTTGCTTGTCTGTCtacattttcaattaaaaaaaattatgaagcatttttttttctatgtttaaaatttctgaattttgaaaattctctCTGAAATTCCAATCACTATTTGTATCCCCTGCTATGCAGCACGGAAGGCTTTGGCTGCAGAACCCAACTGCTCCGGACAACCTGCAGTATGAGACCCACCAACCCGGGCCCTGCAATCCCCTCTCTGTAAAGATTGTCGAAATTACACGCAATTCAAGCACATATTCCAACTATGGTGTACACTATTCCTCATCATCATCCACAATTCAAGGTATATATCACTAAATGATTACTCAATCACATATACAGCAATTAAACAAGTGCAAATTTCTAACCCCTTGCACTGCCAGAATACTGAATCTTTATTCAATGAAGATACATTCACTCCACTACAAAAAGAAAACGACCGTCTAGTAGGATTTAGAACATTTATGTGAAATGGATTCAGACCTCAGAGTTTGCTGTGATGTTTACCAAACAATGAATGCCGACCTTCAGCAATAATCTCCCCCGTTGCTTTGTTTCTCATAAGGACGATTGTTCCCGAGTAACCTCCTTTTTGTCCTAAAACCTTTGCAGTAATCTCTAACTCATCCTGCAATTTGCCATCCTGGGAGATCAGATGCTACGAAAAATGTACTCAAATATCAAACTTAAACCCTTCTTGCTTTACCCCTTCTTTAACACGAAAATAAAACACTACAGAAGCTAAGATGATTGCCAAATTACTCTAGTTGTTTTTATCATATTCAACGCTAAAATACTTGAGAAAAGTACGACTTGTGTCCCGTGTCTTGTGAGCACAAAATACAAGGTAGAATTGTCACATCAATAATTCGAGAAGCGTGGCAGTTCCACCTTGCATCCGGTGTGCAAAGGTACGAGAAACAAACCAAAACTTTAGAGAAATTGAAATCAGTGCCTTAGGACCGTAATCAAGACCAAATTTTAGGAAACATTTTTAGTCGATTAAAAAGCATATCTAACTGTggtattgtttttattttttttttttccttttttttttttttggtcagagTGACATTAAATGTTAGAAAGTTAGAAATAGGGTGTTTTTGGTAACCATACTAACCAACTTCCTCTCTCCGCCCctccccttattttcacttctctaaaaaaaagtctacttcaaaacattctcacttttttcactttttatatcacatcaatcattttttattattattcaaataaaaaaaactcactacaaacaaaactttttcacttttccataaaaattctttctactttatataacatcaatcacttcttactactacacaaaaaaaaaaaaaaaaaaaaaaaaaaatcacctcaaCAATCTTTACTAAACACCCGATATGTGTTCAATGACTGCTTGGGCACTTAGTTCAATAACTCGAATTAAAGGTCAAAAACAAGATAGCTTGGTGACAAATTCAATCTGATTATAAGACTTCCaaagcaaccaaaaaaatatatatatcaaacactaagatgttttcaaaaaataaagctAGCTTACATGAACCCTTGCAGTCGAAATAAAAGAGATTGACATGTCCACTGAAACATTCATTGGGAGACCCTCAACATGGACTACAGCACCACCGACTTCATCAATAAGGTTTGCAATTGCACCTGAAGCCAACTTCCCAGTGCTATCCTGCAATTACGTATCCCAAAAGAACTGCATTTTTAATTGCTCCCAGTCACAGGGGAAACAGAATCAGATAGAAAAGCAGAATTCACAGCCCTCTCAGTAAAAATTATGCCCAAAATAAgttcaaattattaaatcaatacAGATGCTTAccaaaaaagaattgaagagaTAAAGACTTGGAGAAGTGATCTTGATATAACATCTTAGGCAACACTTCAATTCAAAAGCTTAATCCTTCTGGTTCCATCCAATTATATTATATCAACCACTCACTCTTGTAATTCATTCCTCCACGTGGGACTTTAACCAGTCACATTCACATGTATACTCTAACAAAATGTCTTATCAGCCTGTGAAAGCAATTTTTCAGAGTTTCAACAATCTTAGCAGCATTTATTTCATTACATTTTTCATTGAAACATAATTAAGCagacaagaaaaatatttgatatACAAGCGCTTAAATCATAGTTGCAAACACCTAGACTGTGAGTTATAAATGCCTAAATAAAGCTCTAATGATCCAGGCAAAAGACATATATAAACTACCGAATTTTATTATATCAACGCCACTCAATGTGAGattttaattgttaaatcacaaattattcaaaaagtttAAGCAGATAGAAAATGGTTGattcaattatttaatcaatatataaACACTCCCCCGTTCAAACTCCCCTTATTAAAATAAGTTATGCCcaacaagtaaaatatttaattgatatgagGTGAGTATACAAAATggttaatttaatcattaattacTACAATAAAATGCTTATCAGTTTGTGAAAGCAGTTTTTCAGAGTTTCAGCAATTTTAGCAGCATTTGTTTCAAGTTATAGATCATTAGATCTTGTCATAAAGCTccaataatcaaatcaaaaactaaaTACATAAACTACTGACTAAGCAATTTCCAAACATGTAATATGAGAAACTCGTTCAGCGAATTAGTGAGGGGATTGGATATCTTACGATGAGGCGAGGAGGGACCTTGAAAGTACAGGCGACGAAGCCTGGCTCCACCCGGTCGACTCGGATGCCTCTGAGGCTAAACACCTCGTAGAAACTTGGTTCCACCCCAACTCGGTGAGGATGGACGGTGAGTCGCGACACGCTCTCCGATTCCTCTGCGGTCAATCCTAGAAATTCTTTGgccttctccattttttttgggtttctcttcTCAGGTTCTCTCAAATCCGTCCTCGGATACTTTTAGAAAGCAGAGACTATTATACGTGCCGGATGAGGATTTCACTTCGGCTCCACGATAACGAAATCGAGACCGTTAAAATGTTTGAAAGTCTTATACCATTGTAGCACTAGCGAAAGCTTCTTTTCAACCTTTTCTCAATTTAAGAAACTAAAacactttttcttctttagttAAATACAcatcataataatttttcttattattttcttatattatttaaaaattttaaattaaatactaaaagaaagagacaaaaaaaataaatcatttaaatattattcaaaaaatgtgaaaagaatgagagatgagagataatttttttttattaaaataattttaatgaaATCACTTTTACTTCCGTATATATAGAGTATAACTTTTAGTTTGCTCAGGGCATCTCTAGTGaactttataatttttctttcaattttagtttaaaaatctactttttacCAACTTAACAATCTTTACTAAACACCCCATATGTGTTCAATGACTAATTGGATACTTAGTTCAATAACTCGCATTAAAGTAGAAAGAATAATGACCTGTTTGGgtgttaaatttttagaattaaaattgaattcttattctgttcGCGAATTTTTAGGTAAAGAAATGTGTTTAGATGatgaatagaatttaaattcttttttgaatttgtgtttgggtgttggatttttgaaattggaaattattattttttaatgggaagaaatgattggaaatgattgaaagtttgaaaaggtgtgtataatgattggtattgtgaaaagtACTGCAGTATaatgatttattattaaaaaaattttgtttggtttaaatattgattatttaattatttaaagtatgggacccacacgtttttggttcttttggaGAACCTTTTTCTCACGCGTGGGTCCCGGTTAGTCATCAGCCGTTTTTGTCCTTGAATAGTTGAATTGAGAGTGAATTCTTGGCGTGAAACGGGCTAGGATTTGGGTTGAAACCGGGTGGGTGGGTTTTTTCCAAAACCCGACTAGAATAGGATTCCGTTTCTGCTCCCAAATCTTTTTGTGGGTcagggataaaataaatggcaATGTTAAGGTAACTTTGGGCTGTACATTCGGATCAGATTAGGTCTGTCAGGCTATACAAAACTGGTATATAAAGGGCCCCCAATGCAGCCCAATGCCTTTTGGGCTTTATTCTGCTATGGCCATTTCCAATATAAACAGGAAGGACTGATTTTATAGTCCATAATTTAATGGTATATAGTATTATAGATTGCAAGTGAAAtaaatgctccgtttgtttcggtgtaaaataatttctgaaaaatgatttcgacatttttcggtgtttggtaggggcgaaaataatagtcgaccggaaaatgatttctgcttgactaaaaatgcttagtaaatttcggaaaatgatttacgctttttaaaagcgtaaatcgttttccgaagacgccagacgcggtcgatctattttaaacgacacagtcgaccttcacgttcaagcagccgatCACCATCAAAATATTGtcggtatcggaatccgacaacatccggttaatgtcgccggaatctggcgacggaacCCGGCCACCTTCGCTGAAATCCggtcagccagattccggcgaccaattTGGCCGGATTTAGCCAGAGAGGCCGATCCCGGCCagctctggccagagaggccggaatccggctatcccGAATTCCAACGAAACTGTctggattccggcctttatctcgaattctggctatattagccagaatcttgtcggtcagtgaccgaatctcgtcatcgatgatttttatattattttatattaatatttatatgttttgaataaaaattaatttttataggttaaaattattgaatgaaaatatgaaaaatatttgtgattttctgtacgcaccaaacaccgaaaaatgctttcggcgaaaaatattttccagaaaaatgacttccttgaaaccattttacgtcgaaacaaacggagcaaaaGAAAATCCTATTTTAATAAGGAGGCAGTGGCCCACGAGGGGGAGAGTGATGCAAATGGACGCAACAAAGATaggaaaataacataaaataaatataaatgttaCGTTAATTTAGAGTTTCACCCAAATAACGAAGATAAACCAGTCAACCGGAGTCTCACTATTCCTCATCATCATCCACATTTCAAGGTATATATCACTAAATGATTACTCAATCACATATACAGCAATTAAACAAGTACAAATTTCTAACCCCTTGCACTGCCAGAATACTGAGTCTTTTTTCAATAGAAGATACATTCACTCCGCTACAAAAGGAGAACAACCGTCTAGTAGAATTTAGAACATGTGCGTGTTAACCTTCATAACATTTATGTGAAATGGATTCAGACCTCACAGTTTGCTGTGATGTTTACCAAACAATGAATGCCGACCTTCAGCAATAATCTCCCCCGTTGCTTTGTTTCTCACAAGGACGATTGTTCCAGAGTAACCTCCTCTTTGTACTAAAAAACCCTTGAGGTAATCAATAACTCTGTTGGGACAAATATAGATCTTCTCAGGAGTTGGGCCCAATCCGGGATGTGGGCCCTCTCTGATCCACCCGACCGGGCCCAAATATTGGAAAAATCATAATTTACCCGGGCCCATTGAGGCTCCTTGGGCCCAAGTCTGTTGCAACAGGCCTGAGTTGGCGATCCAAATGCTAGTTGGTATCCGCATCTGCAGGcgtctcggcagtacccggaatctaagggacacgacgcacgTCATGGAAGTCATGcgtctcggcagtacccggaaCCTAAGGGACACGATGCATGTCGTGGGACCCCATGATACCACCGAGATCTACGGAATCTGGAAGAGTTGTTTACATGGagccacgtctcctccaaccgcctcgTGCACAAATTGTGAAGCTAATGGAACTGCTCCataacctctataaatacaagaatTGCTTCAGATGCTAAGGTACAGGCTAATCAGTCTCTTTGGCATTATTTTGCgcatttattctcagaaccatacacttacttaagcatcggagcggggttgtcggaaccccccgaCGCAGCTTTACTTTTCAGGTGAACCAGACACAACCGGGAGCAACTTAGTCCAAAATCTGACCGACACGTCACCTTCCGGAAACTGTcgcaacagtttggcgccgtctgtgggaacgacttaTATCGTTTTCCTAAAAAATTCCGTTATGGTGAATACTCGATCAGAAACCAACCGAGTGCCTCGGGATGACCGAAATGCCCGAGACGAAGGAAACTCCAACGATCCCCAATTCACTCTCCTGAATGAAAGAATGGAGCAGATGGCCAAAAGCATCGAGGATTTGGCCACTATGAATGCTGTCCTCTAGGCCCGGGTTCCAGAACTTCACCGAACTATTACTGACCCAGGAAATCGAGAGGAAGGCAGCCGGGTCGAAGGAACAGAGGAGccgaacaaagaagaagaagtcccAGGAAATCCACCACCTGTTCAACCCGAGGCAGCAAGGGCGGTACAAGGCATGATTGCCCGGTTGGAGCAAAGATGCAATGTTCTAACCGCAGCTATCCAACGGAACGATAAGGGAAAAGCTTCCCTGGTGGAAAACCTTTTACAGAAGACCACCTCCCCATTCACCGAGGAGGTGGCAAATATTTGCCTTCCTGAGAAGTTCAAAGTCCCAGAGATCCCGTTTTATACGGGACTTGAAGATCCTGTGGAGCACCTAGATAATTTCAGGGCCCACATGGATCTCCATCGAACACCCGAGATGGTTGCCTGCCGAGCCTTTCCTTTGACCCTCTCGGGCAATGCCCGTGACTGGTTCAGGAGCCTCCCGCCAAATTCCATTCGTCATTTCGAGGACCTCGGCAGGATGTTCCTGACGCAGTTCATGGCCGGCAGGGTCAGAAGAAAGCCGTCGGGATCCTTAATGTCATTGCACCAAGGACCCGAGGAATCCCTCAGAGatttctttatgaggttcaacAAGGCTAGACTTGAAGCTGAGGCAGCAACAGATGATTTCATCTACGGAGCTCTCTTTCAGGGAATCCGAAAAGACGGAGCACTAATGGCTGATATAGCCAGGAAGCCCCCTCAGAATTTAGATGGCTTTATGAGTAAAGCTGAGAAGTACATTAACCAGGAAGAGACACTCCGAGCTCTGTTGGGACCCGAGACTACTCGCCCATCCACTTCCGggaacccaaaaaagaagaatcctcgGAAGGAAGAACGGAAGCGGGTTCCGGAAGAAGAGGCCAGGCCGAAGCGGGATCAGGAGTCCCTAAGGGGTCACAACTGGACACCCCTCAATGCACCCATTATGGATGTTCTCCTGGAAATAAAGCGAGATCCGACATACCGGAAGCCCAAACCGGTGCTTGCAAATCCGCATTCACGATACGCCGACCAGTACTGTGTGTTTCATGACACCACCGGGCATCGTACGGAAGCCTGCATATCCTTGAGACTTCTGATTGAACGTTTCATAGAAAACGGAAAACTTGTCCGTTTCCTCGCAGATCAGAGAATTCAGCAGAATCCGGAGCACGGCAACCGCCACCATCAGAATCGGCTCCATTAGGATCAAAACAATCCCCGGGATGATCGGggaagaaatcaagaaagaGGAAGGGAACAAGAACGCAGGCCGGATCCTCGGGCTGCACGAGAT
Coding sequences:
- the LOC133877905 gene encoding uncharacterized protein LOC133877905, producing the protein MEKAKEFLGLTAEESESVSRLTVHPHRVGVEPSFYEVFSLRGIRVDRVEPGFVACTFKVPPRLIDSTGKLASGAIANLIDEVGGAVVHVEGLPMNVSVDMSISFISTARVHDELEITAKVLGQKGGYSGTIVLMRNKATGEIIAEGRHSLFGKHHSKL